Proteins encoded within one genomic window of Calypte anna isolate BGI_N300 unplaced genomic scaffold, bCalAnn1_v1.p scaffold_86_arrow_ctg1, whole genome shotgun sequence:
- the KRTCAP3 gene encoding keratinocyte-associated protein 3 → MALVRGGPAALGDPRRLMRSGLWLIVLGHGSLALGAIVHGSVLRHVAGAARAVTPEYAVANVVSVAAGLLSIAVGIVAILVSHNLSRAALHWALLSMSLLSCLLSAACSVGLALAIALTVHSRGTHLLWGCHSPALPADVREAIATNDCPFNTTRIYDTALVLWLPSMVLVAAEAVLSGRCFLVALIFQGIGPCAHNYNKEQLAGPSAVKERPPREMQQLLRGMAETHA, encoded by the exons ATGGCCTTGGTTCGGGGGGGTCCGGCGGCGCTGGGGGACCCGCGGCGGTTGATGCGCTCGGGGCTGTGGCTGATCGTGCTGGGCCACGGCAGCCTGGCCCTGGGCGCTATTGTCCACGGCTCCGTCCTGCGGCACGTGGCCGGTGCCGCCCGCGCCGTCACCCCCGAGTACGCGGTGGCCAATGTGGTGTCGGTAGCCGCGGGGCTGCTG AGCATCGCCGTGGGCATCGTGGCCATCCTGGTCTCGCACAACCTGTCCCGGGCCGCGCTG cactgggCCCTGCTGAGTATGTCCCTGCTGAGCTGCCTCCTGTCCGCAGCCTGCAGCGTAGGCCTGGCCCTGGCCATTGCCCTCACTGTGCACAGCCGGGGCACTCACCTGCTCTGGGGCTGCCACAGCCCTGCGCTGCCTGCGGATGTCCGGGAAGCCATAGCAACCAACGATTGTCCCTTCAACACCACACGCATTTAC GACACTGCCCTGGTGCTCTGGCTCCCCTCCAtggtgctggtggctgcagaAGCTGTGCTCTCTGGCAGGTGCTTTTTGGTGGCCCTCATCTTCCAGGGCATTGGGCCCTGTGCACACAACTACAACAAAGAACAG CTGGCTGGTCCAAGTGCAGTGAAGGAGAGGCCACCACGTGagatgcagcagctcctcaggggGATGGCTGAGACTCATGCCTAG